One Silene latifolia isolate original U9 population chromosome 4, ASM4854445v1, whole genome shotgun sequence DNA segment encodes these proteins:
- the LOC141651686 gene encoding uncharacterized protein LOC141651686, whose protein sequence is MSLLSLNCRGLGNPAAVGGLCNLLRKEAPSFVFLCETKLCSTELHKVRNKLDDYEGFAVDCMGKSGGLAFLWKRKYSCSIVSATVHYIDVEVGEGEEKWRVTGFYGWPAIQDRHLSWQQLRILASSSPLPWICMGDFNEILYSTEMKGGSRMQWQMNNFRDAVDECGLRDLPYEGYEFTFDNGQGGDANRQCRPRSINVRMSCSNGRELALERLCET, encoded by the coding sequence atgagTCTTTTGAGCCTTAACTGCAGGGGTCTGGGCAACCCGGCTGCGGTAGGCGGTTTATGTAATTTACTCCGAAAGGAGGCCCCGAGCTTTGTTTTCTTGTGCGAGACAAAGCTTTGTAGTACAGAATTGCACAAAGTTAGAAATAAGCTTGATGATTATGAGGGTTTTGCGGTTGATTGTATGGGTAAATCAGGGGGGCTGGCGTTTTTATGGAAAAGAAAGTATTCTTGTTCGATTGTTTCTGCGACGGTGCATTATATTGATGTTGAGGtgggagaaggagaggagaaatgGCGGGTTACGGGATTCTATGGGTGGCCGGCTATCCAAGACCGTCATCTGTCATGGCAGCAGCTACGGATCTTAGCTTCGTCTTCTCCTTTACCGTGGATTTGTATGGGCGATTTTAACGAGATTCTTTACTCAACAGAAATGAAAGGGGGATCACGAATGCAGTGGCAAATGAATAATTTTCGAGATGCCGTCGATGAATGTGGGCTGCGTGATTTACCATATGAGGGGTATGAATTCACTTTTGATAATGGACAAGGGGGTGATGCGAATAGACAATGCCGTCCACGCTCCATCAATGTGCGAATGAGCTGCAGCAATGGAAGGGAGTTAGCATTGGAAAGGTTATGCGAGACTTGA